TCAAAGCGGGCGGCCATAATATAGAATGGAATTTACACGACGATAGAAATAGAATGCTGGCGCAGGGAGCGTATTTCTACCGTGTTACAACGGATAAGGGAGTAACGACAGGAAAAATCCTTTTGATAAAATAATAAAGAAATCTTTAAGAATTACATACCGGGAATAGGAAAACCTGTAATCGATCGGAAACTTTCCCGGGTCGCTTCAGTTACCTTGCTCTTTGCGTCATTCAGGGCGGCGAGAATAAGGTCTTCGAGCATTGAAACGTCTTTTTCTTCGATTATCTGCGGATCGATCTTTACAGAAAGGACATTCTGTTCACCGTCCATCTCGATCTTCACCATACCGCCACCGGCGCTTCCCTCGATTCTTATCTTCCTCAACTCTTCCAGCAGTTTTGCCTGCAATTTCTGGGCTTCCTTTAAAATATCTTTCATCGTATCTCCTCTCCGTCAAAGAGAACCTTTATTGATTTCACCAGGTCATTATCAACCTTTTGTTTTTCAACGACCTCGACATGCAGTTTGACATCAGAGCCGAAGAGTTCCTGGAGTACGGCTTCAATCTTTTTACGATGATCAATCAACTGTTTTTTTGAAAATTCATTATCCACCAGAACAGTCACCCGATCATCAATCTTTTTTATTTCTGCTTTATGAATAATCCCCGCCAGTTTCGGACTTATCCTCTGTAGTTTTTTGAATATCCTGTCTCCGGGATCGTTGCTGTTCACATCCCCGTTCTCTTCAGAACCGGAATTCCTGATTTTCTTCGCTTCGTTCTCTCTTGTTCCACGTCCGGTTTCGGAAAAGATCAAAACCAACTGACTGAAGAGCAGTTCCAGAGCAA
The sequence above is a segment of the candidate division WOR-3 bacterium genome. Coding sequences within it:
- a CDS encoding YbaB/EbfC family nucleoid-associated protein translates to MKDILKEAQKLQAKLLEELRKIRIEGSAGGGMVKIEMDGEQNVLSVKIDPQIIEEKDVSMLEDLILAALNDAKSKVTEATRESFRSITGFPIPGM